The following coding sequences are from one Microbacterium wangchenii window:
- a CDS encoding helix-turn-helix transcriptional regulator: MVKPTKVVNDIRALREAAGLTQAELARRIGVTRQTLIAIEQGRYSPTLELAFQIARVFGTPLDAVFRYPEEETS; the protein is encoded by the coding sequence ATGGTCAAGCCCACGAAGGTGGTCAACGACATCCGGGCCCTGCGTGAAGCCGCGGGCCTCACCCAGGCCGAGCTCGCGCGCCGCATCGGCGTCACGCGGCAGACGCTCATCGCCATCGAACAGGGCAGGTACTCACCCACCCTGGAGCTGGCCTTCCAGATCGCCCGCGTGTTCGGGACCCCCCTCGACGCGGTGTTCCGCTACCCCGAGGAGGAGACCTCATGA
- a CDS encoding NAD(P)-dependent alcohol dehydrogenase, with amino-acid sequence MTTHATAVPTTMTAWAQHRYGDADAVAPEDLPVPSPGPHDVLVRVHATGLNSADARVMRGDPLILRLVFGLRRPRTAVQGRDIAGAVVAAGDAVTTLQVGDAVLGETTGGGLAPFVAVPAARLVRRPEGLDDLVAATLPMAGGTAWQALALAGIDGDAARGARVLVVGAGGGVGHFTVQLAALRGAEVTALAGPRALPVVTALGATTGLEHRRTDLSQLAAASFDAVVVIAGDHPLRHLRRLVVPGGTVVLVSGGSRPVTGPLGVILRAMVLSMFGSRRLRPLAATAKPEITAELARLAAAGDITPHIERVWPQTQARAALAHIDAGHTVGKVVVQVGMSEVRSNLFP; translated from the coding sequence ATGACCACGCACGCCACGGCCGTTCCCACCACCATGACCGCGTGGGCGCAGCACCGCTACGGCGACGCCGATGCCGTCGCCCCCGAAGACCTGCCGGTCCCCTCGCCGGGGCCCCATGACGTGCTCGTGCGCGTCCATGCCACCGGGCTCAACTCCGCCGACGCCCGCGTGATGCGCGGCGACCCGCTGATCCTGCGCCTGGTCTTCGGGTTGCGCCGCCCCCGGACCGCGGTGCAGGGCCGCGACATCGCCGGCGCCGTGGTCGCTGCAGGCGACGCCGTCACGACGCTGCAGGTGGGCGACGCGGTACTGGGCGAGACCACCGGCGGCGGTCTCGCGCCCTTCGTCGCCGTGCCCGCCGCTCGGCTCGTGCGCCGCCCCGAGGGTCTCGACGACCTCGTCGCAGCCACGCTGCCGATGGCCGGCGGCACGGCGTGGCAGGCGCTCGCGCTCGCCGGGATCGACGGCGATGCCGCCCGAGGCGCGCGCGTGCTGGTCGTGGGCGCCGGCGGCGGGGTGGGCCACTTCACCGTTCAGCTGGCGGCGCTCCGCGGAGCCGAGGTCACTGCGCTGGCGGGGCCCCGCGCCCTTCCGGTGGTCACGGCGCTCGGGGCCACGACCGGGCTCGAGCACCGGCGCACCGACCTGTCGCAGCTCGCGGCGGCATCCTTCGACGCCGTCGTGGTGATCGCCGGCGATCATCCCCTGCGCCACCTGCGCCGCCTCGTCGTCCCCGGCGGCACCGTGGTGCTCGTCAGCGGCGGCAGCCGCCCCGTGACCGGCCCGCTGGGGGTGATCCTGCGCGCCATGGTGCTGTCGATGTTCGGATCGCGGCGCCTGCGGCCGCTGGCAGCGACGGCGAAGCCGGAGATCACCGCGGAGCTCGCGCGCCTGGCCGCCGCGGGCGACATCACGCCGCACATCGAACGCGTGTGGCCGCAGACGCAGGCCCGTGCCGCGCTGGCCCACATCGACGCAGGGCACACGGTGGGCAAGGTGGTCGTGCAGGTGGGAATGTCGGAGGTACGTTCTAACCTCTTCCCATGA
- a CDS encoding HNH endonuclease, whose amino-acid sequence MSTDATHSADDADAGLEALWEDNPELAGVLDPLDLVTETSTMMAVFAAQRFERVEAMHRTALTEVTTFRGASPEIIERSLRLELAAALQMTEHAADQLLITAEGLVTRYPSMLDSLHGARTTERHAEVFVELVDTVEPALRPQVVPLAVELAEAHPLGAFRRLLRKLVETVRAATLEQRHRDAIAQRRVVIEPAADGMAWLLIHLPAVEAHAVHNRVTAMAKVLAAEEGESRTLDQLRADAVADLLVDGVVRQHPTAARGIRATVAVTVPAMALLSDELAGQSEPAVVEGVGPIPIEQARELCGTADSWMRILTHPETGTVLSVGRKKYRPPAPLRRLVRWRADRCMGPGCAMPAARCQIDHQVAWEDGGRTELSNLAPLCQGHHTVKHHGGWVVRQLAGGAIEWISPLGRRYVEQPERRVPVFRAA is encoded by the coding sequence ATGAGCACAGATGCAACCCACTCGGCGGACGACGCCGACGCGGGGCTCGAGGCTCTCTGGGAGGACAACCCCGAGCTGGCCGGCGTGCTGGATCCGCTGGATCTCGTGACGGAGACATCGACGATGATGGCGGTGTTCGCCGCGCAGCGGTTCGAACGGGTCGAGGCGATGCATCGAACAGCGCTCACCGAGGTGACCACGTTCCGCGGCGCCAGCCCGGAGATCATCGAGCGCTCGCTGCGTCTGGAGCTTGCGGCGGCGCTCCAGATGACCGAGCATGCCGCAGACCAGCTCCTGATCACCGCCGAGGGGCTCGTCACCCGCTACCCCTCGATGCTTGACTCGCTGCACGGGGCGCGAACGACCGAGCGGCACGCAGAGGTGTTCGTCGAACTCGTCGACACCGTCGAGCCGGCGCTCCGCCCGCAGGTGGTTCCGCTGGCAGTGGAGCTGGCCGAGGCGCACCCGCTCGGCGCCTTTCGCCGCCTGCTGCGCAAGCTCGTGGAGACGGTCCGGGCGGCGACGCTCGAGCAACGCCACCGCGACGCGATCGCGCAGCGCCGAGTCGTTATCGAGCCGGCCGCCGACGGCATGGCGTGGCTCCTCATTCACCTGCCGGCTGTGGAAGCCCACGCCGTGCACAACCGTGTCACCGCCATGGCCAAGGTGCTGGCGGCAGAAGAGGGTGAGTCGCGCACGCTCGACCAGCTCCGCGCCGATGCCGTCGCCGACCTGCTCGTCGACGGGGTCGTCCGGCAGCATCCCACCGCCGCCCGTGGGATCCGCGCGACAGTCGCCGTCACCGTTCCGGCGATGGCGCTCCTCAGTGACGAACTGGCCGGGCAGAGCGAGCCGGCCGTCGTGGAGGGGGTCGGTCCCATCCCCATCGAGCAGGCACGGGAGCTGTGCGGCACCGCCGATAGCTGGATGCGGATCCTGACCCACCCCGAGACCGGGACGGTCCTCTCGGTGGGCCGCAAGAAGTACCGACCCCCCGCCCCGCTTCGGCGCCTGGTCCGCTGGCGAGCCGATCGATGTATGGGTCCGGGGTGCGCCATGCCTGCCGCCCGATGTCAGATCGATCATCAGGTCGCGTGGGAAGACGGCGGACGAACAGAGCTTTCCAACCTCGCCCCACTGTGCCAGGGCCACCACACCGTCAAGCATCACGGCGGGTGGGTGGTGCGACAGCTCGCCGGCGGTGCGATCGAGTGGATCTCACCCCTCGGCCGACGCTACGTCGAACAGCCCGAGCGACGGGTCCCGGTCTTCCGCGCCGCGTGA
- a CDS encoding ABC transporter ATP-binding protein: protein MTLDSDATVRTHDRTALAPALTISDVGIGFRGVRALDDVSFAIPRGGTSAVIGPNGAGKTTLFNCISGIYRHEGEIALAGRPMSDMPAQARAIAGIARTFQTPTLLPDLNVFENVLLGAHGGMRAGMWAAALRIGRASREERAVRLDAWELMGPLGLQPLALAPVSSLAHADRRRVEIARALLSRPQLLLLDEPAAGLSADEADELLGFIAEFGAASDMTSLLVEHDVGLVMRVARFVAVLDAGRLLASGDPATVSADPLVIAAYLGADAPADGELP from the coding sequence ATGACCCTGGACAGCGACGCGACCGTGCGCACGCACGACAGAACGGCCCTCGCTCCCGCGCTGACGATCAGCGACGTCGGGATCGGATTCCGCGGCGTCCGCGCGCTCGACGACGTGAGCTTCGCCATCCCGCGCGGGGGGACGAGCGCGGTGATCGGCCCCAACGGAGCGGGCAAGACGACCCTCTTCAACTGCATCAGCGGCATCTACCGCCACGAGGGTGAGATCGCGCTGGCCGGACGCCCGATGAGCGACATGCCGGCGCAGGCGCGCGCGATCGCCGGCATCGCCCGCACATTCCAGACGCCCACGCTCCTGCCCGACCTCAATGTCTTCGAGAACGTGCTGCTGGGTGCGCACGGCGGGATGCGGGCGGGGATGTGGGCGGCCGCCCTGCGGATCGGCCGGGCGAGCCGCGAGGAGCGTGCCGTGCGGCTGGACGCGTGGGAGCTCATGGGCCCGCTCGGACTCCAGCCGCTGGCCCTGGCGCCCGTGAGCAGCCTGGCCCACGCGGATCGCCGACGCGTCGAGATCGCCCGCGCACTCCTGTCGCGTCCGCAGCTTCTGCTGCTGGACGAACCGGCCGCCGGCCTCAGCGCCGACGAGGCCGACGAGCTGCTCGGATTCATCGCCGAGTTCGGCGCCGCGTCCGACATGACGAGCCTGCTCGTCGAGCACGACGTGGGACTGGTCATGCGCGTCGCCCGGTTCGTCGCGGTGCTCGATGCCGGGCGACTGCTGGCATCCGGAGACCCCGCGACCGTCTCGGCCGATCCGCTCGTGATCGCCGCCTACCTGGGTGCCGACGCACCCGCCGACGGGGAGCTGCCATGA
- a CDS encoding ABC transporter ATP-binding protein, whose translation MTMLIAENLRARYGGVQVLHGVDLAIEEGEIVALLGANGAGKTTLLRALSRQVASSGAITLAGTRIDGLSTARVARLGLGHVPEGRGTFTELTVEENLRLGALARPRNLRARTAADLDLISETFPVLHEMRSRQAGALSGGQAQMLAVARALLARPRLLLVDEPSLGLAPLTTLELFNRFQSLRDAWSLTILLAEQNARLSLRIADRAIVLSRGSVALEGPAAELQDHDALRAAYLGDAHSPAATSPSEGALDD comes from the coding sequence ATGACCATGCTCATCGCCGAGAACCTGCGCGCCCGCTACGGCGGCGTGCAGGTGCTCCACGGTGTGGACCTCGCGATCGAGGAAGGCGAGATCGTGGCGCTCCTCGGTGCGAACGGTGCGGGGAAGACGACGCTGCTGCGCGCCCTGTCGCGTCAGGTCGCGTCCTCCGGCGCGATCACGCTCGCCGGGACCCGCATCGACGGGCTGTCCACCGCCCGGGTCGCGCGCCTCGGCCTGGGTCATGTCCCGGAAGGTCGCGGCACATTCACCGAGCTCACCGTCGAGGAGAACCTGCGCCTGGGCGCTCTGGCCCGCCCGCGCAATCTGCGTGCGCGCACGGCGGCCGACCTGGACCTGATCTCCGAGACCTTCCCCGTCCTGCACGAGATGCGATCGCGTCAGGCCGGCGCGCTCTCCGGCGGCCAGGCCCAGATGCTCGCCGTCGCGCGGGCCCTTCTTGCGCGGCCCCGCCTGCTCCTGGTGGACGAACCGTCGCTGGGGCTTGCCCCGCTGACGACGCTGGAGCTGTTCAACCGTTTCCAGTCGCTGCGCGACGCATGGTCGCTCACCATCCTGCTCGCCGAGCAGAATGCCCGGCTGTCCCTGCGGATCGCCGACCGGGCGATCGTGCTCTCCCGCGGCAGCGTGGCGCTGGAGGGACCGGCCGCCGAATTGCAGGATCACGACGCCCTGCGCGCCGCCTATCTCGGCGACGCTCACTCCCCGGCGGCGACCTCCCCGTCTGAAGGAGCACTCGATGACTGA
- a CDS encoding branched-chain amino acid ABC transporter permease, with the protein MTEFFQILLDGLTTGTVYAALALALSVVFQGTGMLNFAQGELAVVAAFIAYTVLLGGIPPWLAILIAVAASAVIGALLHVVVVRWVDTRNEGVLMAMGVALLLGISALASIIWGTDPRSFPSPFGSGIIQFAGLRLTYQQAGGALLVIVAMALTALLFQKTPIGLRLRAVAQNAPSAALLGLSAPVWLALGWAVAGAVGAVAGVVAAPTLGLSPQMMNFPLLMALSAATLGGLTSRVGAVVGGLLIGVVTAFAGRYIPFLGGDLNIVVAFVLIVIVLLIKPGGLFGRERMVRA; encoded by the coding sequence ATGACTGAGTTCTTCCAGATCCTGCTCGACGGCCTCACGACCGGAACGGTCTACGCCGCCCTGGCACTCGCCCTCAGTGTGGTGTTCCAGGGCACCGGGATGCTGAACTTCGCCCAGGGCGAGCTGGCCGTCGTCGCGGCCTTCATCGCGTACACGGTGCTGCTGGGCGGGATCCCGCCGTGGCTGGCGATCCTCATCGCCGTCGCCGCATCCGCGGTGATCGGAGCTCTCCTGCACGTCGTCGTCGTCCGCTGGGTCGACACCCGCAACGAGGGCGTCCTGATGGCGATGGGCGTCGCGCTCCTCCTCGGTATCAGCGCTCTGGCGAGCATCATCTGGGGCACCGACCCGCGCAGCTTCCCGAGCCCCTTCGGGTCGGGCATCATCCAGTTCGCCGGGCTGCGGCTGACATACCAGCAGGCCGGCGGCGCGCTCCTGGTGATCGTGGCGATGGCCCTGACCGCACTGCTGTTCCAGAAGACGCCCATCGGACTGCGCCTGCGCGCCGTCGCGCAGAACGCCCCCTCCGCTGCGCTGCTCGGACTGTCCGCACCGGTGTGGCTCGCGCTCGGGTGGGCCGTCGCCGGTGCCGTCGGCGCCGTCGCGGGAGTGGTGGCCGCGCCGACGCTGGGACTGTCGCCGCAGATGATGAACTTCCCGCTGCTCATGGCGCTGTCCGCCGCGACCCTGGGCGGCCTCACCAGCCGCGTCGGGGCGGTCGTGGGCGGCCTCCTGATCGGCGTGGTGACAGCGTTCGCTGGCCGCTACATCCCGTTCCTCGGCGGCGACCTCAACATCGTCGTGGCGTTCGTCCTGATCGTGATCGTCCTTCTGATCAAGCCCGGCGGGCTCTTCGGAAGAGAACGGATGGTGCGCGCGTGA
- a CDS encoding branched-chain amino acid ABC transporter permease produces MTPPVPYPAERPWFRTPRGLGTLALLLVGVCIPFLVSDYDLFNATRVLAIALGVAGLNLLVGFSGQISVGHGAIFGIGGYTTMLMMLNLDTPWPLALVSSVGVGLLVGVVIGIPALKLGGLNLGLFTIAIAAVFPLLMSRFSDVTGGTVGLALPTSPFTATAGLTSAQLGFLFALLALAGTLGLLRNLTTGRFGRAYAAVRTNRILAMANGVRVPQLKLIAFVISAAVAGFGGGILVLVLTVATPDSYLLTFSLILLMATTVGGNRSWIGAIVGAGIVVYLPDFASDILPGQASGQFAQLIFAVLLAVCLIFAPGGLAGWSSSLARRARGLAVRRAPATESPAASAHPEPKPESPPALTRKEANR; encoded by the coding sequence GTGACCCCTCCCGTCCCCTACCCCGCCGAGCGGCCGTGGTTCCGCACGCCCCGCGGGCTGGGCACCCTCGCCCTCCTGCTCGTCGGCGTGTGCATCCCCTTCCTGGTGAGCGACTACGACCTCTTCAACGCCACCCGGGTGCTCGCCATCGCCCTCGGCGTCGCCGGGCTCAACCTCCTCGTCGGCTTCTCCGGGCAGATCAGCGTCGGTCACGGCGCGATCTTCGGCATCGGCGGGTACACGACCATGCTGATGATGCTGAACCTCGACACGCCGTGGCCGCTCGCGCTCGTCAGCAGCGTCGGAGTCGGGCTGCTCGTGGGCGTCGTCATCGGGATCCCCGCCCTCAAGCTCGGCGGTCTCAACCTCGGTCTGTTCACGATCGCGATCGCCGCCGTCTTCCCCCTGCTGATGAGCAGGTTCAGCGACGTCACCGGCGGCACGGTCGGGCTCGCGCTGCCGACCTCTCCCTTCACGGCGACGGCCGGCCTCACCTCCGCCCAGCTCGGCTTCCTCTTCGCCCTGCTGGCGCTGGCCGGCACCCTGGGGCTCCTGCGCAACCTCACCACCGGGCGGTTCGGCCGCGCCTACGCGGCCGTGCGCACGAACCGGATCCTCGCGATGGCCAACGGCGTGCGCGTTCCTCAGCTGAAGCTCATCGCATTCGTCATCAGCGCCGCCGTGGCCGGATTCGGCGGCGGGATCCTCGTGCTCGTCCTGACGGTGGCGACCCCCGACAGTTATCTCCTGACGTTCTCGCTGATCCTGCTCATGGCCACCACCGTCGGGGGCAACCGGTCCTGGATCGGCGCGATCGTCGGCGCCGGCATCGTCGTCTACCTGCCCGATTTCGCCAGCGACATCCTGCCCGGTCAGGCCTCCGGCCAGTTCGCGCAGCTCATCTTCGCGGTGCTGCTGGCGGTGTGCCTCATCTTCGCGCCGGGCGGTCTCGCCGGCTGGAGCTCGTCGCTGGCACGGCGTGCGCGCGGGCTCGCCGTCCGGCGAGCGCCTGCGACCGAGTCCCCCGCCGCATCCGCGCACCCGGAACCGAAACCCGAATCACCACCCGCACTCACACGAAAGGAAGCGAATCGCTGA
- a CDS encoding ABC transporter substrate-binding protein, with protein MKMSRRTRPALIAVTAATALAMLLGGCTGRQAATEPAEGAADDSPIVIGASWPQSGPLAAAAAGLHGFQAYIEATNADGGIDGRQIELVTADDGYDPARLADNQRSFVEKDGAIAVVNFGGIAVPGRPYLNDKKVAQIALAGQTPLSDVENFPYTRAFWPDVAWEGELHAQWLTENAPDAVVGFIGFNNDLSESHIAGLEAGGVTPAQVATVPPGTADLSAQVSQFQAAGVDTVIINIGAPTIGAVTAYMHEIGYEPTLLLAGNMADFVTVVDPAGAEAVRDAYAFHWGKDPADPKNDEDEATQAFVAAMTEHGYESDIRQALAFNGYGLGAALVEALKSAPEMTADGLLEAWDSLADTPNPYLQDGMTLDAGFGGRLIFEVQLTQFDGTSWQPQGELIDLREAGIVD; from the coding sequence ATGAAGATGTCACGCCGAACTCGCCCCGCCCTCATCGCCGTCACCGCGGCGACCGCCCTCGCAATGCTGCTCGGGGGGTGCACCGGCCGGCAGGCCGCGACCGAGCCCGCCGAGGGCGCAGCCGACGACAGCCCCATCGTCATCGGCGCCAGCTGGCCGCAGAGCGGACCGCTGGCCGCCGCGGCCGCGGGCCTGCACGGCTTCCAGGCCTACATCGAAGCCACGAACGCCGACGGCGGCATCGACGGCCGGCAGATCGAGCTGGTCACCGCCGACGACGGCTACGACCCGGCCCGCCTGGCAGACAACCAGCGCAGCTTCGTCGAGAAGGACGGCGCCATCGCGGTGGTCAACTTCGGCGGCATCGCCGTCCCCGGCCGGCCGTACCTCAACGACAAGAAGGTCGCCCAGATCGCGCTGGCCGGGCAGACCCCGCTCAGCGACGTGGAGAACTTCCCGTACACGCGCGCCTTCTGGCCCGACGTGGCCTGGGAGGGCGAGCTGCACGCGCAGTGGCTGACCGAGAACGCACCCGACGCGGTCGTGGGGTTCATCGGCTTCAACAACGACCTGAGCGAGAGCCACATCGCCGGCCTGGAAGCCGGCGGCGTCACTCCGGCACAGGTCGCGACGGTTCCGCCCGGCACGGCCGACCTCAGCGCGCAGGTCAGCCAGTTCCAGGCGGCAGGCGTCGACACGGTCATCATCAACATCGGCGCGCCCACGATCGGCGCCGTCACGGCGTACATGCACGAGATCGGGTACGAGCCGACGCTCCTGCTGGCCGGCAACATGGCGGACTTCGTCACCGTGGTCGACCCGGCAGGGGCCGAGGCCGTGCGCGACGCCTACGCGTTCCACTGGGGCAAGGACCCGGCAGACCCGAAGAACGACGAGGACGAGGCGACGCAGGCGTTCGTCGCGGCCATGACCGAGCACGGCTACGAGAGCGACATCCGCCAGGCGCTGGCGTTCAACGGCTACGGCCTGGGCGCGGCGCTGGTCGAAGCCCTGAAGTCGGCGCCGGAGATGACGGCCGACGGCCTGCTGGAGGCATGGGACTCGCTGGCGGACACCCCGAACCCGTACCTGCAGGACGGCATGACCCTGGACGCCGGCTTCGGCGGGCGCCTGATCTTCGAGGTGCAGCTCACGCAGTTCGACGGGACCAGCTGGCAGCCGCAGGGCGAGCTGATCGACCTGCGCGAAGCGGGCATCGTCGACTGA
- a CDS encoding bifunctional nuclease family protein, translated as MVRVRVAGVALDSAQQHVILLKPLGPSALTGTILPVWIGAQEATAILVAVEGVVPPRPLAHDLMVRLLDALEGTVERVEVTRVDGGTFYAEVSLATPHGLRVIDARPSDAIALASRTDAPIWVADPVFAEAGVPEAVTDLPDQVDEEEEVDELRRFLDEVDPDDFGS; from the coding sequence ATGGTCCGCGTACGCGTGGCGGGGGTCGCGCTGGACTCCGCCCAGCAGCACGTCATCCTGCTCAAGCCCCTGGGCCCCTCGGCCCTGACGGGCACCATCCTCCCGGTGTGGATCGGAGCCCAGGAAGCCACCGCGATCCTCGTCGCCGTGGAGGGCGTGGTCCCGCCCCGCCCGCTCGCCCACGACCTCATGGTGCGACTGCTGGATGCACTGGAGGGCACGGTCGAACGCGTCGAGGTGACCCGTGTGGACGGCGGCACCTTCTACGCGGAGGTGTCGCTCGCGACACCGCACGGGCTCCGCGTGATCGACGCGCGGCCCTCCGACGCCATCGCCCTGGCCTCACGCACGGACGCGCCGATCTGGGTCGCCGATCCGGTCTTCGCCGAGGCGGGTGTCCCTGAAGCGGTGACCGACCTCCCCGACCAGGTCGACGAGGAGGAAGAGGTGGATGAACTCCGCCGGTTCCTCGACGAGGTCGACCCCGACGACTTCGGCAGCTGA